One window of the Nicotiana tabacum cultivar K326 chromosome 4, ASM71507v2, whole genome shotgun sequence genome contains the following:
- the LOC107802840 gene encoding SNF1-related protein kinase catalytic subunit alpha KIN10 produces the protein MSSRGGGTTDTPFLRNYRLGKTLGHGSFGKVKIAEHLLTGHKVAIKILNRRKMKTPDMEEKLRREIKICRLFVHPHVIRLYEVIETPSDIYVVMEYVKSGELFDYIVEKGRLQEDEARHFFQQIIAGVEYCHRNRVVHRDLKPENLLLDARHNVKIADFGLSNIMRDGHFLKTSCGSPNYAAPEVVSGKLYAGPEVDVWSCGVILYALLCGTLPFDDENIPNLFKKIKSGLYTLPSHLSAGARDLIPRMLIVDPMKRITMTDIRQHQWFKIHLPRYLAVPPPDAMQHLKKLDEEILQQVMRMGFDRDQLLESLQKRIQDDATVAYYLVYDNRSLASSGYLAAEFQESMDGYSPGLFPNLDLQLSTGNGISQEANLRHPFSKEKKWLVGLQSPANPREIMNQVLGTLQELNVRWKKIGHFNMKCLWCHDLDFHSMASNHMNDDHLISNATALSTHLQPQTAVKFEMQLYKTPDDKYLLDLQRISGPQFLFLDFCAVFIMQLETPQ, from the exons ATGAGTAGCAGAGGTGGTGGAACTACAGATACTCCTTTTCTAAGGAACTACAGGCTTGGTAAAACTCTTGGCCATGGATCCTTTGGTAAAGTTAAAATTGCTGAGCATTTGCTGACTGGGCACAAAGTGGCTATCAAAATCCTTAACCGTCGAAAAATGAAGACTCCCGACATGGAGGAAAAAT TGAGaagagaaataaaaatatgtaGATTATTTGTGCATCCACATGTCATACGACTCTACGAAGTGATAGAGACACCATCGGATATATATGTCGTGATGGAGTATGTTAAGTCTGGTGAACTCTTTGATTATATTGTAGAAAAGGGCAGGTTACAGGAAGATGAAGCTCGCCATTTTTTCCAGCAg ATTATTGCTGGTGTAGAATACTGCCATAGGAATAGGGTGGTTCATCGGGACCTTAAGCCTGAGAATCTGCTTTTGGATGCAAGACACAATGTAAAGATAGCAGATTTTGGCTTGAGCAACATTATGCGAGATGGCCATTTTCTGAAGACAAGTTGTGGAAGTCCAAATTATGCAGCCCCTGAG GTTGTCTCTGGGAAACTTTATGCTGGTCCCGAGGTAGATGTTTGGAGTTGTGGCGTTATCTTATATGCTCTTCTTTGTGGTACACTTCCTTTTGATGATGAGAATATTCCTAACcttttcaagaaaataaag AGTGGACTCTACACCCTTCCTAGTCATCTATCAGCTGGAGCTAGGGATTTGATACCAAGGATGCTAATTGTTGACCCTATGAAGCGGATAACCATGACTGATATTCGTCAGCACCAGTGGTTCAAAATTCATCTTCCTCGGTATTTGGCCGTCCCTCCACCTGATGCTATGCAACATCTCAAAAAG CTTGACGAAGAAATTCTCCAGCAAGTAATGAGGATGGGTTTTGATAGAGACCAGTTGCTTGAATCTTTGCAAAAGAGAATACAAGACGAT GCTACTGTTGCATACTATCTGGTGTACGACAACCGTTCCTTGGCTTCCAGTGGCTATCTAGCAGCTGAGTTTCAGGAATCTATG GATGGTTATTCCCCAGGATTGTTTCCAAATCTTGATCTACAGCTGTCCACTGGAAATGGAATTTCTCAAGAAGCGAATTTGAGACACCCattttccaaagaaaaaaaatggCTAGTTGGACTTCAG TCTCCAGCAAATCCACGGGAGATCATGAATCAGGTTCTTGGGACTCTGCAAGAACTAAATGTTCGATGGAAAAAAATTGGGCACTTTAATATGAAGTGTTTATGGTGTCACGATCTTGATTTTCATAGCATGGCCAGCAATCATATGAATGATGATCATTTAATTAGCAATGCGACTGCCCTAAGTACACATTTACAGCCACAAACAGCTGTGAAGTTTGAAATGCAG CTCTACAAAACTCCAGACGACAAATACCTGCTTGATCTCCAAAGAATTAGCGGTCCGCAGTTCCTCTTCTTGGATTTCTGTGCTGTTTTCATTATGCAGCTGGAGACACCACAATGA